One Acidobacteriota bacterium genomic window, GGGCTTCCGGGGGCCAATTCGGGGAACTCCCCTCGGAGCTCGCGGACGGCTCGCACGGAGGCCGTGCCGTACTTCTTGAGGTGCCCGGCCATGGGCTTGTTCACCGCCCCCCGACCGACCTTCTCCACGAGCCCGATTTGAATCGCGTGGTAGCCGTCGGTGTCCGGGGTTTTCTTCTGCAGCACGACGCAGGGGCCCGCCTGGATCACGGTGACGGGCACCACGGCGCGGGTCTCGTCGAAGACCTGCGTCATGCCGACCTTGCGTCCCAGAATGCCGATCTTCATGTCCTCTCCTCGGGCAGAGGTCGCCCGCCGGCGACGTGCCCAGCCTGCGGGCCCGCGGTGCGCCCGCGCCTCCGAACGCGGCTACTTCGTGAAGGCCTTGATCTCCACGTCCACGCCCGGGGGCAAGTTCAGCTTCATGAGCGCGTCCACGGTCTGCGGCGTCGGGTCGTAGATGTCCAGGAGCCGCTTGTGGGTGCGCATTTCGAACTGCTCCCTGGACTTCTTGTCCACGTGAGGAGACCGGTTGACGGTCCAGACGGAGCGG contains:
- the rpsJ gene encoding 30S ribosomal protein S10; translated protein: MLNEKIRIRLLAYDHCILDRSTKEIVETAKRTGARVRGPIPLPTDRSVWTVNRSPHVDKKSREQFEMRTHKRLLDIYDPTPQTVDALMKLNLPPGVDVEIKAFTK